A region of the Flintibacter sp. KGMB00164 genome:
CCGGAGTGCCGGGCTTGAGCACATAGTGCTCCATCTGTGTCTGTGGAAAGGCCGCATAATTCTCCACCAGGGGATATGCGTTCCGCTGGACGGTAACAGACACCTCTTCCTGGGGCAGGCTGGGCAGGGCCATGGGCCAGGTGTAGGCTTCCTTTCCCACCACCAAAGCGGCCAGCAACACCAGGACCGCGATCATGCCCCGGCCGGTACAGACATCTGTGGGCACCGGCTCCCCGCAGTGGGGGCAGGCCATTTTAAGCAGAATACGGGGGCCATAGCTGTACCCGCAGCTTGGGCAGGCCAAAGCAATGCTGCTGCGCAGGGGGAGGACCACCACCAGAGTCAGCCACAGCAGGCCTCCCACCACCCCGCTCAGAGCATACCGCCACTCTCCCAGCCACAGGCTCTGGCCTATCTGAACTGCGATCCATATCAGGACCCCTGCCGCCAGTGCCCGCACTGCAACAACATGATTGCGCAGAGACATGCCGTACTCCTTTCCTCCCCCAAATAGAGGATACATATGGACCCGCCCCGCCTGGACTCAGGCGGGGCGGGCCGAAGGTTGTGGTTTTAAATCAGGCGATGCTGAGCATCTCGGCCAGCTTGTTGTAGATGTCGGTGTTGTCGTAGTAACCGTTGAACACGTCGCTGCCCACACCCTGAGCCAGCACGGCCACGGGCAGACCGGTGTGGCTGTAAGAGGTAAAGCTCACGCCGGACTTGTTGTTGATGATGTGGGTGATGGTGACGGTGAGAGGCTCATAGGTGCCGTAGAGCACGTACTCCTGCTGCTCGTCCATACCGGTGTCCTTCTCGTTGATGCTCTTCTCGTAGGCGGTCTTCAGCAGGCTCAGCTCATAGTCGGTGAGCACCAGCTTGTCTCCCTCCTCGCCGGAGGTCTTCAGACCAAACAGCTCGGTCACATCGGCCATCACCTCGTCAAAGGAGGTCTTGTTCTCCTTGTACTTGGCCACGTAGTCGCTGTCAAACTTGGCAAAGGAGATCTTCTGGCTCTCCAGCAGGTTGAGGTAGGTGTCATAGTCGGTACCGGCAAAGCCGATGGTCAGACCGCCGGTCTCGTGGTCGCCAGTGACCAGGATCAGAGTCTCGTCGGCATGCTCCTTGGCAAAGTCCACAGCCACCTGCACCGCGTCGGCCAGAGCCATGGTGTCGTGGATGGAGGAAGCAGCGTCGTTGGCGTGGCAGGCCCAGTCGATCTTGCCGCCCTCACACATCATGAAGAAGCCGTTGTCGTTGTCCAGCACCTCGATGCCCTTCTCCACGTAGTCAGCCAAAGACCACATGTCCTCGGTGCGGTCCAGCTCGTAGGCCATGGCGTCGCCGTCGGCCAGATTCTCGTCCACCAGAATGGCCTTCTCGGTGTCAGCGCCCACAGCCTCAGCCTCCTCGTGGGTCATGGCCACGGTGTAGCCGGCCTCCTTGGCCAGATCATACAGGTTGTCCTGGTTCTCCTCTTCACCGGTGGGAGACAGCAGACCGCCGCCGGCAAAGTAGTCAAAGTCGGAGGCGATCAGCTCCTGGCCGATCTCATAGTAGTTGTTGCGGCTGGCCTGGTGGGCATAGAAAGCCGCGGGAGTGGCGTGGTTAAGGTTGACGGAAGAGATGATACCGATTTCCCAGTTTTTCTGGTCCTTAAGCTGCTCGGCAATGGTCTCATAGGCAGTGGTGCCGGTCTCGTCCATGTTGATGGTGCCGGAATAGGTCTTGTGTCCGGTGGAGATGGACGTAGCGGTGGAGGCGGAGTCGGGGCAGAAGCTGTTGGAGTCGTAAGTAACAGCGGAACCTACCGACTCAAAATTCATAAAGTTGAGGTACTCAGGGCCATCCAGCTTGGCGCCCTGGTTGTCGTCCAGGCTGGGCTCGGCCTGCCAGTAGTCCTCGTCCTTCAGAGCACCCAGATAGTCAGAAGTGGACTGGATCTGGGGATAGCTCATACCGTCGCCGATGAACAGGAACACGTACTTGGGGGCCTTCGCGGTCTGGGTCTGGGACATCTTGTCCGCATCCACCGCATTCTGGGAGCCGGCATCGGAAGTGCCGGAGCAGCCCGCCAGAGAAGCGGCAGTCAAAGCCAAAGCCAGCGTTGTGGCAATCAGTTTTTTCATGGTTGTTTTCCCTCCAATAATCTCTTGCCCTACAAGGACCCGTTTCCTCGCAGCGGCAAGCATTATTGTATGGGGCTTTTGTAAAATCATCCACCGTCAACAGGTCAAACTCCCGTTAAACGCCCTCAGTCTGCTCCCGGCCCCTCCAAAAGGTCGGCCAGAGTCACGCCGTCCAGATACTCCTCCACCATGGCATCCAGCTTTTCCCACAGCGGGCGAGTCCGGCACTGGGCCGCGTTTTCACACTGCCCCTCCAGCGCCTGGCAGTTTACCGGGGCCAGCTTTCCCTCCGTCAGGCGCAGAATCGCCCCTACGGAGTAGTCCTTGGGTGCCCGGGTCAGACGGTAGCCGCCACCCTTGCCCCGCACGCCTGCCAGGTCGCCGTTGCGGGCCAGCAGCTTGACGATGCTCTCCAGATACTTCTCCGACAGTCCCTGCCGCTGGGCAATGTCCTTGAGGGGAATATAACCCGCTCCCCCCTGTTGGGCCAGATCGATCATGACCCGAAGGGCATAGCGCCCCTTTGTTGATACCATCATCTCCAGTTTCCTCCCTAATATATGGATCGTTTTTTGCGCTCGGCGGAAAAAAGCGCTCATTTTTCTCTCAAATTATACCATAGCAGTAGGAAAAGGCAATGATTCCTTTTTTTCATTTTGGTGCATCAATTGCTTCATATCTCTTCGATTTCCTCTCTCTTCCATTTCCAGCTTTTCTGCCGGTATCCCGGACTTTCTCACCCCGCCGCCTGCCTGCTCCGCCCCTGCCTCCGGCTTCCTCTGCCCCACCTGGATTTTCTCCCCAGAGAAGGTTATTTTCCCCCTTCTGCTCCTATTTTATTGGATATCAGCCCATTTGGTCCCCTTGGCTCTCGTCACTAACTCCAAAGGAAATGAGGGAAAATCGGTGGAAATTCTCTGTTGTCTTAAGGAAAGATATGTTGTAAAATGAGGTAAGCTATGGTAATATGATGCTGACTAGTGTGAAAGTTTTCTTGCAAATTTAGGAGGAGGAAAAATTTATGCGGGGAGTCCACACCTTTATCAACGATATCCGGCGTCAGGTCTTTACCGAAGTTGCCCGCCTGGCCTTTGAGGGCGGCGATTACGCCAAGGCGATCGAGCATCTGCCCTATAAAATCATTCCCGGCGAGGTAGCCCGCCACCGTCAGAATATCTTCCTGGAGCGCGCCATTGTCAGCGAGCGTCTCCGTCTGGCCATCGGCCTGCCTCTGCGTGAGATTGACGAGTACGCTCCCACCGGCGCCAACATCGAGGAGAGCGCCATTGCTGAGAAGTACTATGAGCCCCCCCTGATCAACATCATCAACTTTGCCTGTAACGCCTGCCCTCCCAAGCAGGTTCGGGTCACCAATATGTGCCAGGGCTGCCTGGCTCACCCCTGCATGGAGGTCTGCCCCAAGGACGCCATCTCTCTGGTCCAGGGCAAGAGCTTCATCGACCAGGCCAAGTGCATCAAGTGCGGCAAGTGCGCTGACGCCTGCCCCTACGGCGCCATCCTGAAGCTGGAGCGCCCCTGCGCTGAGGCCTGCGGCATGGACGCCATCGGCTCTGACGAGCTGGGCCGCGCCAAGATCGACTATGACAAGTGCGTCTCCTGCGGCATGTGTCTGGTCAACTGCCCCTTCGGCGCCATCTCCGACAAGAGCCAGATCTTCCAGCTCATCCAGGCTATCAAGCGCGGTGACAAGGTGGTCGCCGCTGTGGCTCCCGCCTTTGTCAGCCAGTTCGGCGACAAGGTCACCTCTTCTCAGATGCGCGAGGCTATGCGCCGTGTGGGCTTTGACAAGGTTATCGAGGTTGCCGTGGGCGCCGACATGTGTACCGCCGAGGAGGCCGAGGACTTCCTCAAGAAGGTCCCCGCCGAGCAGCCCTTCATGGCTACTTCCTGCTGCCCCGCCTGGAGCGTGATGGCCAAGAAGTTCTTCCCCCAGTTTGCCCCCTATATCTCCATGGCACTGACCCCCATGGTGCTTACCGCCCGTTTGTACAAGAAGGATCATCCCGACGCCCGCGTCGTCTTCATCGGTCCCTGCGCCGCCAAGAAGCTGGAGGCCTCCCGCCGCACCATCCGCAGCGACGTGGACTTCGTCCTCACCTTTGAGGAAATGCAGGGCATCTTTGACGCCAAGGGTATTGTTCCCGCGGACATGCCCATCAACCCCGATGACGAGTTCAGCACCGGCACCGCTGCGGGCCGTGGCTTTGCAGTGACCGGCGGCGTGGCCGCTGCCGTGAAGGCCGCCATCAAGGAGATCGATCCCGACCGTGAGGTTCTGGTGGAGCACGCCGACGGCCTGCGTGAGTGCCGCAAGATGCTGCTGATGGCCAAGACCGGCAAGTACAACGGTTACCTGCTGGAGGGCATGGGCTGCCCCGGCGGCTGCGTGGCCGGCGCCGGTACCATCACTCCCGTGAAGAAGAGTACCGCTGCGGTTACCAAGTACACCAACGATGCTCCCGTCAAGAGCGTCTCCGACTCTGCCGCTGTCAAGCGCCTGCACGAGGTCCAGGAGTAATTCCGAAAATTCAGAGCCCGGCCAACGGCCGGGCTCTTTTTTACGCAAGCACAAAAAAATCCCGCAGTACCATGTACCGCGGGATTTTCAAGTTTATGTAGAAAGAGAATCTCGAACAGAATCAGCCCAGGCGGCGAGCGCCCACAAAGGTGCTGCTGTAATAAGAGGAATTGATGTCGCTGATGATCACACCGGTGCTGGGAGTAGAGGCGTGAACGAACTGACCGTTGCCCAGATAGATACCCACGTGGGTGGCCAGCTTGCTGGAGTTTCCGCTGTTGAAGAACACCAGATCGCCGGGCTGCAGCTGAGCCTTGGTCACAGCGGTGCCATTGCTCATCTGAGCGGAGGCGGTGCGGTTAACGGAGTAACCGTTCTGCTTGCACACATAAGTAACAAAACCGGAGCAGTCAAAGCCGCTGGGGCTGCTGCCGCCGTACACGTAGGGGTAGCCCACAAACTGCTTGGCATAGGCGGCAATGGCGGCGCCCTTGGCAGAGCCGTTGGCCACGCTGGCATCCACCAGAGTCACATAATCGGTGCTCACATAGCCGTTGGCGATCTTGTACCAGCCGCCCAGACCACCGATGGTGTCCAGAACCTCCACCACGGTGCCCTTGCTGAGAGAGCCGCAGGTGGCATAGTTGGTGCCGGGGCCGGTGCGGATATTCAGAGAATCGGCAACCACCTGACCATAAACCTTTTCAGCCACCACGCTGAGATAATCTCCGGAGACATATCCGGTCACACCCAGATAGGTGACCTGGTGCCACTTACCGTCGCTGGTGGTGCTGATCACATCCACCTGAGTACCGCTGGGCAGTACCGACAGCACAGAAGAAGTGGTGTTGGCCTGAGCGCGAAGATTCAGACCGGAATCACTGGTCACAGTGCCGACATTCGCGGCCAGAGTAGGGGTAACCAGGGCGGAGACCACCAGCACAGCGGCGGCCAGCTTTGCAGCCAGGGCTTTGGACAGATGCATAGGAATACTCCTCCGTTTCTCTTTCGTAAACTTGATTTTAATTTGCGCCGGGCAATTACTTGCCGCTCAGCGCCCGTTCCAGCCAGACAGAAGCCACATCCATGGCGGCGTACAGGCTGTCCTTTTCACTCTTCTTGACCACACGGTCCCGGCTCTTCAGGTCGGGGTCGGTGAGCTGCAGCTGAACGCTGACCTTGGTTGCCACGTCCATGTCGTCCACCTTTTTGGTGTCCAGAACCTGCAGCATAATAATGTATTTCTCGGCCATGGTGCCGTAGTAAATCAGGTTGTCTTTCCGGCGCAGGGGATGTCCCTTATAGGAAAGAGGAATCTTCTCCGAAGCCATGTCGTTCCTCCTCAAAGTTTGATGTTGTAACCGAATTGTAACACATTCGTAACCAGTTGTCAAACCCTTCTGTTTCTTTTTTAAGGATTTCTTTCGTTTGTCTAATTTTTCTATTAAAAATAGGTCAGATACCCAGGGATATCCCCCCTTTTCCAATATATTCTTTGACATTTCCCCAGAATTCGTGTACAATGTAAACCGTTTGTAAATTCTATGTTAAAAAAAGAGGAGACTGTCTGAAATGAACCAATGGCTCCGCCGTTTAGACCTGCGGCGGAACAGGGCGCTTTTGCTCCAGGCTGCCCTGCTCCTGGTGCCGCCGGTGACGGCCTTTTATTTGATGCAGTTTATTCTTGGAGCTTATCCCTGGCAGATGTCGCTGGGCGTGGTGGTCGCCAACGCCATCTGCATCGGCGCGGTCTACTACCTGCTGTGTGCCCTCACCGGCCGCTGGGTCATCAGCTGCGTGCTGTTACATATCATCAGCGGAATCTGGGGCGCGGCCAATTATTTTGTCTCGGTCTACCGCGGCACCCCGGTGCTGCCCTGGGACCTCACCGCCCTGGGAACTGCCTCCGCGGTCTCCAGCAGCTATGACTTTACCCCCACCTGGCAGATGGCCCTCTCCATTGCCGGAGTAGTCGTGGTGTGCGTGCTGCTGTGGCGCAAGGCCGGTTCCGGCCGCCTTCCCCTGGTCAGCCGTCTTGCCTGTGTGGTCGGCTGCCTGCTGTGCCTCATTCCCATTCTCCAGCCCACCCGTCTGGGCTGGTTCGGCGTGAAAACCGACGTGTGGGACCAGACCGGTGCCTACCGTACCAGCGGCTCTCTGGCCACTTTCCTGCGCAACACGGAATTTATGGAAGTAGAAGAGCCGGAGGACACCTCTGTGGAGCGCCTGGGCCAGATCATGGAGCAGGCGGAGCAGACCGACATCCCCCTCCAGGCCTCGGTGGACCACCCCAACATCATTGCTATTATGAATGAGTCCTGGGCCGACTTTGAGGAGTTTGGCAATCTGGAACTCACCGAGAGTGTCACCGACTACATCTCTTCCCTGGACAACGCCATCTGGGGTCACGCCTATGCCTCCGTGTTCGGCGCGGGCACCAGCGCCAGTGAGTTTGAGTTTTTGACCGGAAACTCCATGGCCTTCCTGCCCTCGGGCAGCATCCCCTATCAGCAATATATTTTAAAGGATACACCCTCTCTGGCCTCCCTGCTGCGGGAGGAGGGCTATGAGACCCGTGCCTTCCATCCCGGCGAGCTCACCTCCTGGCAGCGCAACCAGGCCTATCCCCTGCTGGGCTTTGACAGCTTCAAGTGCGGCGAGGATATGAACGTGCCCCAGACCATGGAGCACGGCTACGTCAGCGACCAGTCGGACTTTGAGCAGATCATCTGGGAGTTTGAGCACAAAGAAGAGGGACAGCCCCTCTTCCTGTTTAACGTCACCATCCAGAACCACGGCAGCTACACTGTAAAGGACTACCCCGCTCAGGTGCAGCTGGCCGACCAGCCCGGAAAGTATCCCATGGCGGAGCAGTACCTCACCCTGGCCAACAAGACTGACGAGGCCTTCAAGACCCTGGTGGACTACTTCTCCCAGTGTGATGAGCCCACCATCATCGTCATGTTCGGCGACCACCAGCCCTCGGTGGAGCAGGAATTCCTGGACAAGGCCTATGGGGTCACCCAGGATCAGATGACCATGGAGCAGTACATGGATAAGTTCCGGGTCCCCTTCGTCATCTGGGCCAACTACCCCCTGGAGCTGGAAGGCCCCCAGGAAACCAGCCTGAACTTCCTGTCCCAGTATCTGCTCTCTTACAGCGGTATCCCCACCGATTCCTATGGCCGCTTCCTCTGGTCCCTGCAGGACATTCTGCCCGCCCTCACCTTTGTAGGCTATAAGGACACGCTGGGTGCGGCATACAGCCACTTGGAGAACAACGGCTACACCTCCCTGATTGAGGACTACCAGGCCCTGCAATATGACCGGCTCTTCGGCGGAGAAGATTCCTACTTCCACGCTCAGACCTGACATACCGCCCCCTTTCCCACCATATGATATGGGTATGGGAAAGGGGGCGGCGGCATGCGTACCAGAATTGCGGAGCTGCGTTGGAAAGAGGTTATCGGGATGGGAGACGGCAGCCGCTTTGGATTCGTAGAGGATCTGGAGGTGGACGTAGAGAGCGGCCGGGTCCGCTCTCTGGTGCTGCCTGGCCGGCGGCGGCTGTTCGGTCTGCTGGGCCGGGAGGAGGACCGGTACATCCCCTGGGAGAGCGTGCGCCGCTTCGGAGAGGACACCATCCTGGTGGAGCACGCCCCCCAATCCCGCCCACCCCGCCGGGGACGGCGATAAGCCGCGTTCCAGTCCGGACAAATAGTCCGGACTTTTTTACTTAAATCGGGAATAAAGCTGGAAAAATTCCGGGAAACTACTTGCAACCTGGACTCTCCTGTGATATACTACCAGGGCATCATGCCTGGGAGTGCTGATTTTTCGCCCAGTGCCCGGCCAAGACAGTCGGGTTGGCGGGAAATATGAGGCGCCCAGAAAGATCAAACTGAACTATTAGGAGGAAACAATCATGGCAGTCGTATCTATGAAGCAGCTGCTGGAGGCCGGCGTGCACTTCGGCCACCAGACCCGTCGGTGGAACCCCAAGATGGCCACCTACATTTACACCGAGCGTAACGGCATCTATATCATCGACCTGCAGAAGACCGTGAAGAAGCTGGAGGAGGCCTACAACTTCGTGCGTGAGCTGGGCGAGAAGGGCGAGACCCTGCTGTTCGTCGGCACCAAGAAGCAGGCTCAGGAGGCCATCAAGGAAGAGGCTTCCCGCGTTGGTATGTACTGGGTGAACGCCCGTTGGCTGGGCGGCATGCTCACCAACTTCAAGACCATGCGCGGCCGTGTGGACCGTCTCAACCAGCTCAAGAAGATGCAGGAGGACGGCACCTTCGACATGCTGCCCAAGAAGGAAGTCATGAAGCACCTGGGCGAGATCGCCAAGCTGGAGAAGTACCTGGGCGGCGTGACCGAGATGAAGAAGCTGCCCGGCGCCCTGTTTGTCGTTGATCCCCGCAAGGAGCGCAACGCCATCAATGAGGCCCGCAAGCTGCACATCCCCATCGTGGCCATCGTGGATACCAACTGCGATCCCGACGAGATCGACTATGTGATCCCCGGCAACGACGACGCCATCCGTGCCATCAAGCTGATCTCCTCTGTCATGGCTAACGCCATCCAGGAGGGCAAGCAGGGCAAGGACGAGGCCCCTGTGGAGACCGCTGAGACTGCGGAGTAATCCAAATTCGTTTGACGGCTCTGAAAGCGCCCGCCAACAGGGCGGGCGCTTTTTTAAACCGCTCCCGATAATTTAAATGGAGGTAATTCATTATGGCTATTACTGCTAAGGACGTACAGAAGCTGCGCGAGATGACCGGCGTGGGCATGATGGACTGCAAGAAGGCCCTCACCGCTTCCGAGGGTGACATCGACAAGGCCATCGAGTGGCTGCGCGAGAAGGGCCTGGCCGCTCAGACCAAGAAGGCCGGCAAGGTTGCCGCTGAGGGCGTGTCCTACGCCATCGTGGCCGACAACGGCGTGGGCGTTGTCATCGAGGTCAACTCCCAGACTGACTTCGTGGCCAAGAACGAGGTCTTCCAGGCCTTCGTTAAGGACCTGGCTCTGGTTGTCGCCAACGAGAATCCCGCCGACGTGGAGGCTCTGAAGGCCTGCACCTATCCCGGCACCGACCGCACCGTGTCCGACGTTACCGCTGACAAGGTTCTGGCCATCGGCGAGAACATCCAGATCCGCCGCTTTGTCCGCTATGCTGAGGGCGTGAACGTGCCCTACATCCACATGGGCGGCAAGATCGGCGTGCTGGTGAACATGGAGGTCGAGGGCATCGACGCTGCTCAGGTCACCGAGCTGGGCAAGGACGTGGCCATGCAGATCGCCGCCATGAACCCCGCCTACCTGGACAAGTCCGAGGTGGATCAGGCCACTCTGGACAAGGAGAAGGAGATCCAGCTGGCTCAGATGGCCAACGATCCCAAGATGGCTGCCAAGCCTGAGAAGGTGAAGCAGGGCATCGTTATGGGTAAGCTGGGCAAGTACTTCGAGGAGAACTGCCTGCTGCAGCAGGCCTTCGTCAAGGAGAACAAGACCTCCGTTGAGAAGCACGTGGCCGAGGTTGCCAAGCAGCTGGGCGGCAAGATCACCATCAAGGCCTTCACCCGCTTCGCTACCGGCGAGGGCATTGAGAAGAAGGAGGACGACTTCGCTGCTGAGGTCGCTTCCATGATTAAGTAATTTGGCTGTACTTGTCCCACCGCAAACAAGCACATTGTCCCTAAATCATGGCTTAAAAGGAGTCCAAGGTAATCGTAATGATTGCCTTGGACTCTTTTTTTAAGTACAGCAATATGTGGTTGCAGCTCATCATGTGGTAAGCATCTGGCGGTATAGGAGTAGCCACGCTGTGGACTTTGGTAAGGACGTTGAGACACCAAAATTGACGTCAATATATTATGTTGCATACTGGTCACGGTATTGTTTGGGTGTCATGCCCATAACCTTTTTGAATGCCTGCCCAAAATGACTTTGGGAGGAAAACCCAAGTTGATAGGCAATTTCTCCATACGTTGCCTTAGTGTAGCGCAGTGCCTGCAAGGAAGAATGGATTTTCTGCTCCATGATATAGTCCATCAGAGGGATTCCCTCTTCCTTCATAAACAGTTGAGAGAGATAATTTCGGGTTACACCCAACTCATCTGCCAGCTCTACAACGGTAATCTTTTGACGAAGCCGCTTTCCCACTTCTTCCTTGCATCGGGTTACCAGGGCATTTTTCTGCATTCCGCTGATATGGTCCCGAACAAGAGTGGTATAGTGCGCCTCCGCCTGTCGCGCCAGAGCAATCACTTCATCTGCATGCAGAAGCTCTTCTACCTGCAGGACATAGGCGTCGGATAAAGAATAGGCGATTTCAGATGGGATCCCGCCTGCGATGGCTGAACGGCTGGATAGGGCTATCAAGGTAATGGCTATGTTTTTAGCGTGGCGCAAAGGGTTATTAGCCAGGGTCCCAATTTCGCCCACATAGGTCTCCTGAATACTTTTGCGCAGTGACTCCAGATCGCCCCGCCGGATACTGTCCTGCTCCCGCTCCTCCTGACTATATGGATTATGGACCTTGCCTTGCCCGTTGTAATTGTCATACACATGATCCAGCTTTTTCTGGACCAGTCCTTTTAAGTGTTCCTCCTCAGTTCCCCGGGCCATGATTTCCGTCCAGCTCAGATAGATGCCGGTAAGATGGTGGTACAGCATGGACAAAAGAGAAAAGAAAAATTCCAGCGTGCAGCTTGACATGCGATAGGGCTTTTGCGGATCCATATGATGAATCCGTACCATCTGCTGTGTGATCTCTTGGCTGCGCTGCACAAGACAGCCGGGACCAACAAGAAAGATTCCCTGCTCTTTGGCATGGATGATTCCATATACCACGGCATCCAGTTCAAAATACAGCTTTGGAGCACTGACAGATGCTTTTTCCAGCAGCATGGCTTCCAAATCAGGATCACACCGCAGGGGGTCTGGGTATCCGCCTTGATCGGCATAGGTACACTGGTACTCAGCATCAGCAGTATAGCAGCGGATGGGTACATGGCTCAAATGGACCAGATGACTGCACAGCTCAGTTGTATCTAACAAGCGTATCACCCACCTTTCCATTTTATTTTACCAGGAAGGCGCTTAAAGAACTACTGTAACATGGTATTTCTTTTCCAAATCATTTACTTAAAAACAGGCGAACTATGGGGCTGTGCCCACAGTTCGCCTGTTTGTTAATCGTCTACAGGACGATCCTCGTCGGCCAGATATTCAAAGAAATCAAAGTCGGCATAGTGGCTGTGCTTCACTCGGTCGGCGCAGGTGATGCCTACCATAGTGCCGGTAAACTCTCCAAACTTGCAGTATTCATCAGAGAAATGAGCGGTGGCAAAGCAGCGGCCGATGGCATGGTACTCCTGATTATCATAGCTCCAGAAGAACTGTGCCTTACGTCCTTCAATGGTCAGACGCAGATAGATAGGCACATCGTCCACGGGAATACGGGTATTGAGAAATTCTGTTTTCTCTCCGTTTTCCAAATGGATGATAGACAGGGCGCTGCGGCCCAGGGTCTCGCTGTAATACTTGCGCAGGTTGATATAGTTCATATTATCGTAGTAC
Encoded here:
- a CDS encoding alkaline phosphatase, giving the protein MKKLIATTLALALTAASLAGCSGTSDAGSQNAVDADKMSQTQTAKAPKYVFLFIGDGMSYPQIQSTSDYLGALKDEDYWQAEPSLDDNQGAKLDGPEYLNFMNFESVGSAVTYDSNSFCPDSASTATSISTGHKTYSGTINMDETGTTAYETIAEQLKDQKNWEIGIISSVNLNHATPAAFYAHQASRNNYYEIGQELIASDFDYFAGGGLLSPTGEEENQDNLYDLAKEAGYTVAMTHEEAEAVGADTEKAILVDENLADGDAMAYELDRTEDMWSLADYVEKGIEVLDNDNGFFMMCEGGKIDWACHANDAASSIHDTMALADAVQVAVDFAKEHADETLILVTGDHETGGLTIGFAGTDYDTYLNLLESQKISFAKFDSDYVAKYKENKTSFDEVMADVTELFGLKTSGEEGDKLVLTDYELSLLKTAYEKSINEKDTGMDEQQEYVLYGTYEPLTVTITHIINNKSGVSFTSYSHTGLPVAVLAQGVGSDVFNGYYDNTDIYNKLAEMLSIA
- a CDS encoding Rrf2 family transcriptional regulator, translating into MMVSTKGRYALRVMIDLAQQGGAGYIPLKDIAQRQGLSEKYLESIVKLLARNGDLAGVRGKGGGYRLTRAPKDYSVGAILRLTEGKLAPVNCQALEGQCENAAQCRTRPLWEKLDAMVEEYLDGVTLADLLEGPGAD
- a CDS encoding 4Fe-4S dicluster domain-containing protein: MRGVHTFINDIRRQVFTEVARLAFEGGDYAKAIEHLPYKIIPGEVARHRQNIFLERAIVSERLRLAIGLPLREIDEYAPTGANIEESAIAEKYYEPPLINIINFACNACPPKQVRVTNMCQGCLAHPCMEVCPKDAISLVQGKSFIDQAKCIKCGKCADACPYGAILKLERPCAEACGMDAIGSDELGRAKIDYDKCVSCGMCLVNCPFGAISDKSQIFQLIQAIKRGDKVVAAVAPAFVSQFGDKVTSSQMREAMRRVGFDKVIEVAVGADMCTAEEAEDFLKKVPAEQPFMATSCCPAWSVMAKKFFPQFAPYISMALTPMVLTARLYKKDHPDARVVFIGPCAAKKLEASRRTIRSDVDFVLTFEEMQGIFDAKGIVPADMPINPDDEFSTGTAAGRGFAVTGGVAAAVKAAIKEIDPDREVLVEHADGLRECRKMLLMAKTGKYNGYLLEGMGCPGGCVAGAGTITPVKKSTAAVTKYTNDAPVKSVSDSAAVKRLHEVQE
- a CDS encoding C40 family peptidase gives rise to the protein MHLSKALAAKLAAAVLVVSALVTPTLAANVGTVTSDSGLNLRAQANTTSSVLSVLPSGTQVDVISTTSDGKWHQVTYLGVTGYVSGDYLSVVAEKVYGQVVADSLNIRTGPGTNYATCGSLSKGTVVEVLDTIGGLGGWYKIANGYVSTDYVTLVDASVANGSAKGAAIAAYAKQFVGYPYVYGGSSPSGFDCSGFVTYVCKQNGYSVNRTASAQMSNGTAVTKAQLQPGDLVFFNSGNSSKLATHVGIYLGNGQFVHASTPSTGVIISDINSSYYSSTFVGARRLG
- a CDS encoding LTA synthase family protein, translating into MNQWLRRLDLRRNRALLLQAALLLVPPVTAFYLMQFILGAYPWQMSLGVVVANAICIGAVYYLLCALTGRWVISCVLLHIISGIWGAANYFVSVYRGTPVLPWDLTALGTASAVSSSYDFTPTWQMALSIAGVVVVCVLLWRKAGSGRLPLVSRLACVVGCLLCLIPILQPTRLGWFGVKTDVWDQTGAYRTSGSLATFLRNTEFMEVEEPEDTSVERLGQIMEQAEQTDIPLQASVDHPNIIAIMNESWADFEEFGNLELTESVTDYISSLDNAIWGHAYASVFGAGTSASEFEFLTGNSMAFLPSGSIPYQQYILKDTPSLASLLREEGYETRAFHPGELTSWQRNQAYPLLGFDSFKCGEDMNVPQTMEHGYVSDQSDFEQIIWEFEHKEEGQPLFLFNVTIQNHGSYTVKDYPAQVQLADQPGKYPMAEQYLTLANKTDEAFKTLVDYFSQCDEPTIIVMFGDHQPSVEQEFLDKAYGVTQDQMTMEQYMDKFRVPFVIWANYPLELEGPQETSLNFLSQYLLSYSGIPTDSYGRFLWSLQDILPALTFVGYKDTLGAAYSHLENNGYTSLIEDYQALQYDRLFGGEDSYFHAQT
- a CDS encoding YlmC/YmxH family sporulation protein — its product is MRTRIAELRWKEVIGMGDGSRFGFVEDLEVDVESGRVRSLVLPGRRRLFGLLGREEDRYIPWESVRRFGEDTILVEHAPQSRPPRRGRR
- the rpsB gene encoding 30S ribosomal protein S2, which translates into the protein MAVVSMKQLLEAGVHFGHQTRRWNPKMATYIYTERNGIYIIDLQKTVKKLEEAYNFVRELGEKGETLLFVGTKKQAQEAIKEEASRVGMYWVNARWLGGMLTNFKTMRGRVDRLNQLKKMQEDGTFDMLPKKEVMKHLGEIAKLEKYLGGVTEMKKLPGALFVVDPRKERNAINEARKLHIPIVAIVDTNCDPDEIDYVIPGNDDAIRAIKLISSVMANAIQEGKQGKDEAPVETAETAE
- the tsf gene encoding translation elongation factor Ts, whose product is MAITAKDVQKLREMTGVGMMDCKKALTASEGDIDKAIEWLREKGLAAQTKKAGKVAAEGVSYAIVADNGVGVVIEVNSQTDFVAKNEVFQAFVKDLALVVANENPADVEALKACTYPGTDRTVSDVTADKVLAIGENIQIRRFVRYAEGVNVPYIHMGGKIGVLVNMEVEGIDAAQVTELGKDVAMQIAAMNPAYLDKSEVDQATLDKEKEIQLAQMANDPKMAAKPEKVKQGIVMGKLGKYFEENCLLQQAFVKENKTSVEKHVAEVAKQLGGKITIKAFTRFATGEGIEKKEDDFAAEVASMIK
- a CDS encoding helix-turn-helix domain-containing protein, with protein sequence MLDTTELCSHLVHLSHVPIRCYTADAEYQCTYADQGGYPDPLRCDPDLEAMLLEKASVSAPKLYFELDAVVYGIIHAKEQGIFLVGPGCLVQRSQEITQQMVRIHHMDPQKPYRMSSCTLEFFFSLLSMLYHHLTGIYLSWTEIMARGTEEEHLKGLVQKKLDHVYDNYNGQGKVHNPYSQEEREQDSIRRGDLESLRKSIQETYVGEIGTLANNPLRHAKNIAITLIALSSRSAIAGGIPSEIAYSLSDAYVLQVEELLHADEVIALARQAEAHYTTLVRDHISGMQKNALVTRCKEEVGKRLRQKITVVELADELGVTRNYLSQLFMKEEGIPLMDYIMEQKIHSSLQALRYTKATYGEIAYQLGFSSQSHFGQAFKKVMGMTPKQYRDQYAT